gccctcattgtgtgTAGAGTCACCAGCCTTATTAAGGTTTCGATGtgggtttttatttatacaacttGTTATTCTTTCACTTTCAACTTTCATGCTGACTTGGAACCTAAACCAAATCAATCAGAAGCTATTTACTAATAAACAAAGTGTACATTCTTGTTTGTCAATCAATACAGATGAATACGTGCGCAGAATTATTGCCGCTGCTAGCTATTGTTTTAATTCCCAATCAATGAACGCAACGCCGATAGCAGATGCACTCGCGTGCGCTGTACACAATATGCAAATGTATAGTGAACAGCACACTAAACTATccatatttgtttgtaaaataGGACATATTACGACTACATAAAGCGCAGTGTTTAGGTTGATGTGTCTGTATATTATATGTGTAtgtaatttaaatgtaaatagcAAGTGCAGTTGGCCCATGGCAGATGGTGCATGCTCAAAGTTTACCTGTAGGGAATTAATTTTGTTAGTACCTGCCTGTATACCTGTATAGACGAATGTGGTGACCTTCAAGCTCTTTTTCAACTTTTTTAACAACTAGAGATCCTGATCAGTTAATAATCCTGGTGTCAGACTTAATAAGCCACAGACGATGAAAAAAAAACGCGTAACGTTCCTATATAATACGAAATCAAATCGAAACCCAACCAAGTGTGGTCCATGAtcgcataaaaatatttttaaagagtGACATCCCATTTGATATCCTAACAGAAACTTTTTAATGGTTGCTTGAATTTCAACCAAATGAGTCGTTGTATGATATTGCCAAAACACAAAAGACGGAATACCGTTGTCCTGGCCGTAGATCGACATTGATGAACCATCCGTAGATAATTTCGGAAGTAATGTGACGAAAGCATTTGATAAACTTTACAACACATTcgtccgttcgttcgttttagccgaataacgtccactgttggacaaaggcctacccaAGGATATTTTTTACAATTCTTATGTCCCGTTCATTTCCGCAGTTTCTATGAAAATTGATATATTGTGGAGATCTTAATTTATATTCAGCATGTGTGTGTAAatagcattcattgactggactatacatATAGGTAGATACAAAAAGATAATGTCAAAACATAACAAAGCTAAATAGTTACGTTATGGTGATATTTTAATATCGTCAGCAGACCCTAACTAGCGTCCGTCACtatatttgaaaattcaagaaatTCAAAACGTGTTATCAGTTTTTGTCACTTGATGGACCTAGATAATCATACATGTCAATATACCTACTGCTTAATACCATAAAATAAAGGGATTGTCACACTGgttgcggtcaggtcaaagtaaaCGCAGCCCATATAATGTATGTTTACTTTGACCtcaccgcagaccgcatccagtgaGGCAAGTCCTTAAACACAACAACAATCTATCCAAGGTTAATTTTCTTCCAAATGTCAAACAGAGCCAATTAGAAAATCCTAAACAGACAATATAAATTCATGGTTTCAACTGCCTGTGCCTAATTTATAATTGTCAAGTGCTCATCAGGAAGAGTCCTCTCCGTTCGGTAATAAAGCTTCAGAGAAGGTCACAAGGTTGAATTTTAATTAGACAGTTGTAAAAGCTCTACATTGAAGAGTCTCGCAGAGACTCCGGGACTTTTAATAGTTGTAAAATTAGCTGAACTTGAGTACGCTTTTGAGTCTAGAGTCTCCAGAGACTACAAACATCTTGTCTGCCAATAGTTTGCTTGGCTTCTAATTTGTAAGAAATGAATAGGCCGATGTCAAATCAGTGTAATTTGCATACTTTCATACTTGTTCATACTGACCGAAAAAAAGTCTGTAGCTGTTTGCGGGGAGTCTTATAGAGATGGTATGGTACGGGAACCTTTCTATTTTGTGGTACGGGCACacttcagtgtgcttaccatgagtttacgttaggtgtgctcgctagcgactgcgtaaaaaaatgacatttaaatgtatgacatattgtgcagcgcccctagcggctactttcaagaaataaaatcttcatagaatcttttgacgtattcgctagcgagctcacctaacgtaaactcatggtaaggcCACAGATGTTGTAGCAAAACCTGACGTTTATTTTTTCGTGGGATTTCTGGGGTTTGACTTAATAACCGGTCGTGATTAAGCTATTTGCGTTTCCTTATCTTCCTAGATCAGATTCAGTTTACACGCACAGATATTATCACTGGTGTAGTGTGCTGTACGAGTACAACACacccattaaaataaataatcataaaagtTTGTTCACTAGGAATCGCGTGTTTAATGCTATCATTTCACCAAGCCAaatgattaattaaaatttatttagagaTAAAATATGAGAGAAACCCACTCGTATTTTATTCTTGTCTCAGTGCGTATATGGGCGGCGAGAATGCGGTTTTCCATATAAGATCACTTCGGCCGATGTACATTTAACTTTCTGACTGTACACCTTTCTAGAAATATTACAACTTGGCACTAGGAGAAAAACTTGAATTTCATGTTTTTTCTTATTAAGCTGCTTAGCATTATCATAAAACTCACCTTAAAGTAAATAGGTATGTTTCGTGATATTAGAAATTAACTCAACATTAACTCTACATAAGCATTAAAACTGTACAAAATGATTAAATGaatggtatttaaaaaaatacggcAAATACCTGGGTActaattttagaaataaaaaagtaattattatttctttatagCCTCGCTTTTACTAGAGCCGTGCCCTTAACGACACAGTTCAGCGCGCTTCCAAAGCGGCTAAAGGTGATCTCGAATAGGCCAAGGCCATAGAAATGGCTCGCTTTACTAAAGACCGCTTTATTCAGGCTGCTGGTATACATGATCGTTTATAAAAGCTTCAATATGATTTGATACTAAGAGGTACTACATATTAGAAGCTATTAGCAAGTAAGTAGTCGTAAATCTTGGATTTGTAACGGATTTACTACCAGTCTAAAAGTGTCATCTTACATTACCATGTAGCTATTGTGAATAGGTACTCGATaggtttggaaaaaaataatgGTGCGCGATATTTTACTATTGTACTTATTACTCATAAAACAGATTttaagataaaaaatattgattattttaaCTCATCACCTACGGgctaattttaattgttataaaaatacaaatactaCCTACCCACATAGACGtagttaataattttatgtCCGCGAATAAGAAAAGGCTTACAAGACTAAAAGTAGTTCTCATTCTGTATAGCGTCGCTTTAAGTGGAGTGTCGCCCTTAATGACACAGTTCGGCCGGTTCCAAAGGGTGAAGTCCTGAATGGGCCAAGGTTATGAAAATGGCTGAAGCTCTATAGAACTAATCCTATAAGCTGTAAGACGCTTTATTAAGCTTGCTTTCACAAAAGGATGGGTGAGCAAACTCAAATTGTACGTGTAACGAGCGTAGGTGTGGATAAATTAGGTACGTGTTAGGGGTATAAATCGAATACTGTGGCTTATCTATGTCgtcatctatatttataaaagcggaaggtcactgactgattgactgactgattcactaactcatcacgaaatctcagaaactacaagtgctagttTCAAATTTTACATGGAGGTTTGGCattgggggttccttttagaacgtaggtgctcactaagacaggattttacaaaattcaacctctaagggggtaaaacgggatccacgcgtacgaagtcgcgggcggccgccacTTCATTAAATTACAATTTCATGACAAtaggtgtaatttttttttcacgaaTCAAAGAATTAAAAATCAGTCATTAAAATACATGGGGTCAACGATATTCATGAAATTCATGaaataattacctaattaacttaccaaaaaacagagcttatttttttctgttgatacaaaaataatcccaactaatattataaatgcgaaagtaactctgtctgtctgtctgtctgtctgtctgtctgtctgtctgttacgctttcccgcttaaacctcgcaaccgattttgatgaaatttggcatagagatagtttgagtcccgggaaagaacataggatagtttttatcccggtttttgaaacagggacgcgcgcgataaagtttttctgtgacagacaaaattccacgcgggcgaagccgcgggcggaaagctagtagaccATATTTctgttacatattattattacttataagTAAAAGAGAGAATCACGAGTGATATTAAAAGGATTCGGTTTTATGAAAACCTACTTAACCTATGAAACGGAATAATATTCCAAAAGCCAAAAAGCAAATCGAAACTACAACTTCAACTACAGTCTGTTCCTAATAGGAAGTTTATGACATGTTCTCTCCACACTTAATACCCATTAATGTCTATCCATAACTTAAATCGATACATGGATACAGCATCCCTCAGGTCCCATGAAATCGAGTGGAATTAATTCAGGCCAAATATAGCACATCCCATAGTAACCTCGGGGCTAACGGTGGTGCGTGCATGGAGTTTTACAAGcgttaattaaaactgttaattATGCTCCCCTGAATTAAACTTCCTTGGGACTTAATGTGGAACTTTAAAGAGCTAAAAGCTGTAAAAAGATGTTAAGTCGTGAGCGTGACACCTTTTGCTAAGGTGTAAACTGCAAAAACAAAATGGCATCGTGTTCGTGAAATGCTTTTAGATCACTACCTtgttttatgcattttttcgGAGATAGGTTTTtttctcaataaatgaaaagtGATTTTGTGCGTAATTAAAAGTGCGAGTCGTTATGTGTTGCAATTTTTCAGCTTCTCTTGATTCAGTATTGCAGGTAATTATTAACAATTAACATTTCAAGAGAGTCTGAGTGATAACTGATTATCCTTAGATGAAAACTAttgatattacaatttaatgttttttttgttttcgaaAATCCATTGACATTAATTTCGCCTCGCTTCAAGAGTACCTAAACCAAGGTTGCAACAACGCATCGTGTGCATGCATCATACATAGTAATTGAAGATGCAGAGTTATTTTAAACATAACTAACAACCTCTTGAGTGTTTGATGATTCTGTActgcgcattgtaattgaaacttTATAAATAGCCCTATAaactgtatttattaatactactACCGTGGCTTTGCCCATCTTTATTCCGTCTAACACAAAAACTTGCGGGTTCCCCTtccaaaaaccaggataaaaactattcaaaaCTATTCAAATTATTGCTTTAATCGTTTTAATGATTTAGGCGGAGATTAACATACATTCATCCATCCATTAAAGGTAGAAGGAaagtgctggatgcaggccgctaccaagtcggccattatggaaatcattggggaggcctatgttcagcagtggacgtcttatggctgaaatgatgatgatgattcatccaTCCATCCTCACAAGCTTTCACATTTTACAATATTGAGTAGAATTTTCAATTGACGGGTTTAGTTATAATGTGTGTTACGTCGACATACCCTTTGTTCTTGCCCCGCAGCGCGGAACGGGAATGGAACCGTGGACTTGAACTCGTGGGATAGTTCATGAGTTCACTCCACTCACTCGGAACAATAAATTTCGATACCCCCATGTTTACTTTCTATTTATAAACACGGTGTACTTATAGTACTCATTATGACAAAACAAGATTTATTAAATAGCTACTCGTCTAAACTAAGTAGAGTTGAATCTCTCTTATTTGGTTAGAATGAAGACTTATGCCTAATAACAGacataattttaaactgaaatagcGAAAGGCCGTGGATTTGAGTCCCATTATTAtcagcaattatttttttagtcataataatattatattatacataatcatactagcggccgcccaccacttcgtacgcgtggatcccgttttacccctttaggggtggagtttcgtaaaatccgttgttagtgagcacctacgttctacaaggaaccccatgcaaaatttgagactcctagcacttgtagcttctgagatttcgtcatgagtgagtcagtgaattttttttttttttttgaagggacgcgcgctggtagcttgaggagcttttccagcttcaccgggcaaagtggcgagtacagaaggtactctagccgtttggcgatcgtcggtgcgcgtgccgacgaggccgagtgtgggcttcgcgtagcgaagcccaggctcgtccgcgtcggtcgcagaccgacgttcgcgatcgggccgtatcgagcgcataaggcgcccaatcagtggcgaacccaactagagggttgcccaccgcggtgttggacccaagtccagcctacggcgggctcactctagtgggcccgatcgaggggagtCAGTGAATCAGTGACCTTCCGCTTTTATAGATTTTCGGTATATTGTGAATAGCTATCATCTGCCTGCAGCCTTACCTACTCtatctaaattatttatctGTGCCTTTCATGTGATATTGTGATCTAAAGGTCACCCCAATAAAAGGTAACCCGCGTAGGCTGAACACCTGGCCTATTTTCAAACACTAAACATTCCAATCACACAATCTACGACGTCACTCATTATGTGCGATTGTGCCGTAGCTTTGTCATTATAGTGTTTGTGAGGTCATTGAATCTTTCAtaaacagtaggtacctacctacctaagtaatcATAGTAGGGTATTACTTATTAGAGTTCTACGCATTCTTTAAGAATAAAACCCCACATTTCTAATTAGGTAGTTTGTCTTTCTGACCGGTTGCCATTGATACAAGTAAGCAACTTCTTCAGGGGCGTTGCTTTATACCGCTCTGTCAGCCGtgtcaattgagaatgttactaggtatgcaaaatcacttgaaacctatgttacagttaagcttttacatttacaaatacattagtttttatttcattcaaaaatacccagtagttatgattttataggcattcaaagttcgcttaaatattgagtcccgccgacggtcacgtgaccccgtgtgacgtacattcacagcgtccgctcactagaaaacggatataaacatacttaaatattttttttttgtaaatacaaacttattatacatattaacacccagacccatcacagaaattaaaattgaaccaaacccaaacttgatgcgattgtgtcgttttattgcgaattaccttccagctccatcattagaccccgattactatatagaattaaaatactcatcaatacaaaacgaacgagcccaaactcgatgcatttaagtcgttttattatagagttcctatggccaccttccagctccatcatcagatcagctccatgtcatcataatattgcatggtcatccaaatcacatgtgtttgtgaaatttcagcttaatcggttgcctggaagtgggtcttaattcagtttgcaagattccacccatacaaatatgagcaagtcgttgtaatatgacgtcacgcgcataaaatggcgggccggccgccgcccgcacttttaaaattcaatatcttggaaactaattgacgtatcgaaataattctttcacgtgtattttttatttttaacagagaatacagaaagctaaaaaacaaaattagtgaacattcttcattatacGGGGACCCCGGGCTACAGAACCAGGgccgatttttttttcgaattaGGTAATTAGACAATAGGCAACTGCCTAGGaaagttttataatttatcaattaTCCTTTTTAGAAAAGGGCCTAATGACCTTTTTAGATGAGGCCCCCAAACATTTTTGATGAATGGCCTAGGCTGTCTAGTGTCTAAGGCACGCTACCTACCTACGCCACTAGACTTCGTAGTAAAATTCTGAAGTATCTGATAGGGATATGTTTCACTCACCCGAAGTCCTTAACCATTAGCTGTCTTCCTTATGAATCATGATAATAATTACTTGTATATTTCTTTCAGAATCTGGCATGACATCTAACTGGGAAACATGACGAGAAAATTCCTCTTTTGTTTTCCCCTGCGGGCAGGAAATATCGTCTTTGGATACATTGTTATTGTAAGTTACCTACCATGTTAATACGAGTACCTAACTATGataaatgtaatgattttgGTAAAAGTAATACTGAGTGGTTTATACGAGCATACATTTGAATATCTGTGATATTGCTAAACCAGTTGTGGCAGGCGTTGCCAAGCCTTCAAGttctaataaaaacaatacaacaaTTACTAACACTGGCTAtctctttttttttaagttaattcaTTTTACTCCTAATCATAGTTATTACTTAGAAGTTATTTcataagagtcgcatctcaaacgaTTTTATATTTAAACAAGCACCTGGCTGGCGCAAACCTATTACTTAATATCCAATAATTTTCATAATCTCCACAGACGATATGCATAGCGGTGATCGGCTACAACCTATACGAGCTAGGTCTCACTCTCATCTCGCACGAGAACGAGCATGACGACCGCTTCAGAAACTTCGAGAACCTTGAGAGCATCTTCGGGACCTCGAAGACAGAGCTGGTCCGGACCGTCAGCATGGCGTATAGCATCAGCTACATCAGTATAGGACTCGCGCTATTACTGTTTGCTGTTTTATTCACTTGCGGTGCTTATAAGGTGAGACCATTCattttaataggtacctacttacattagaTTAATTTTTTCGACCTCTAACGTATCAGGGAAATACACAGTTGGGAAAGTGGGAAACCAACACAGACGCTCCTGAAAAAAATAGTAATACTTGCCTCCTCCGTTGCTAACATCCTGAATAGTGATTAGAAGACACATGAAACAACCTAGAAGAGGGAAGTAAAATAATAAGAGAGGCAAATAAAAAACATCTATTCTAAAACCTCATTTTTATAGTAGCGAAATAAAAAAGTGAATTTCTATTATTAATTACTAACAACAAAACGCTTTCTAGGATGCAAAAACTAAACGTGAATCGTCTACACGTTCCAATGTACGCATTACGCACAAATGTCCCATTGCTTATTttgtaagaaagaaagaaagaaagaaagaaaaatatttttatttagtccaattattatttgttattgtgTTTAAGCAAAATAATGGTAAATCCAATCAATAGGCCATTAAATACCAAAATAGTCAGTTTTGAATTAAGCTGTAAGATTTTATAAAAGATCAAGACAAACGACAGGAGAAATAACAATACCGCAAATGGAACGTTCAAACGTCAAACTGACAGTTTAAATGTCAAGGTTGGttgttgttgtgcacagattgTGGTTGTTGTGTTGTGATTGTTGCGTTCGCAGCAGATTTCTTAATTTCGTggtttcataataatttatttaacgaCTCGACATTGTTTAAGGATTAATAACGTTAATAGATTTTGACAAGATGAGTATTCGATGTGTAAAATGTAGTGTACGACTATCAAGTCGAATTAAACGACACCGTTTATCAGATGAAACGGAGCAAACATTGGAGAGCGCCAGGAAATGGTTGCATCCTCAGGTTGTAAGTATACCTTTTAACCTATACCTAAAACATCTACCTACTTCAATGACGAAAAGTTGTATTTACTTAGTCTTATTACTGTGTTTTCATTACCGAATCAAACTGACTTGTCCCGGTAAGgcgaatatttttattatgttactagctggcccggcgaactttgtaccgcccAGTCAATAATGTATGACATGAGATGTCAATTACCGTGAACGGCATTGAAAATACCTAAGTTACTTAAAATATTCTTTTCTGAAGTTCATTCATTCAGTCCAGTAGTTTCAGTACctattcaatgaaaatacaattataaatcttttctctttaaaatattagtgtagacatgATTGAGCAACATAAACTATACATACGAATCattaataaacaatttaatttcttttagttgGCGGGTGAAGAATATCTATGCCATGCATGCTACTGTCATATGTGGGAACGAATAAACCAAGACAGTGCACAACCACCGTCCGCAACGATGGGCCTCAATGTGTGTGTTATATGTAGCAAGTCAATTTTGGGAATAAGGAGTCGCAAGCTCCTGGGAACAGAGAAGTCCAAACGAGGAAGAATTGTTGCTCATACTATTGCAGAATGGATTCACCCTCGTGAGGTAACTACATAATAttgattgtaataataatagctTTCATAGAAATCATTTTTCTAGTTTTTGGGCATTCCAAAATGGAGAAATCTATATTTACAATTAGTTAGTATAgcccatttttaaataaaataaatatttatctctatttttttttttacttttgtggtATTTGCATACAATAATCGATACATAGAATCAAAACCTGGTTCTAGTTCTAGTATTAAAATAgatgatattattataacattattGTTTCAGCTACTACCATCAGATGGAGTGTGCATACCATGCTGGTTACGAGCAAAGCGAGCCACAAATAAAAGTCAACAAAATAATCGAGCCGAAGTAATTCAAGAGAGACCATCTAACACAGCAACTGCAAGTCCTACTTCACTAACACTTGAACCACCCAAACAAAAAGTACCAGAATCTGAAACTCCCAAAGATCCCCTTTTACTTGAACTACCTATACAAGAAGTACCAGAATCGGAAACTCCAGGATCTCCTGAATCACAAGAAATGCCAAAATCTAAAACTCCACAAATGGAAGAAGAGCCACAAATAAAACTGCCAGTATTAAGACGAGCTGCTGCCAACACTAAACGGTGCTTATTTCTGAACTGTAACCAAAATCAGGAAAAACGTCAAGTTCCCGATTCAGTCAGGAGAAGAGTGTTgactgattttaatttttacattcCAACAAGTGCCAGGATTTGCACTTATCACCTGGGTAGCAATTTATATAAAGATTTGAATACAGCTGAAAACGCTATGTCAACATTCACTGCTGAATATGTGGAAGACATGGTGTTTCTTCTTCGTGAAGTCAAACAATTGGACTTCACGCATGCTGAAGACATTGATGATCACCTATTCAAATATTGGTTTGGACAAACTAAACAAGAATATAATGAAATAATCGCACAATTCCCACGACTTaatgatttaaaaattaaattaggaCTAAATGCACTGCtctgtaaaatgaaaacagGAGACAGTACTGAACGAATGTCAGCACTTTTCCAAATACCAAATCGGACATTAGGTGGCTATATGAATCGCGCAAGAGAAATCCTTCTTCAGGATTACATTCCAGGTTATTCGGGGTTAGCCCACATTTCAAGAATGATTAATGTTCTAAATAAAATGACTGAGTAGGTAATTatgtaatgttttttatttaacaccCTAATGGCCTTGCTGCATGATGCAGAGGCATGCAATAcatattcatcatcataattgtTATCAATTagccgctctatgaaatgttctagtgTTCACCCTTTCATGAACCAAACGTACATTTTACACGtagtaatatacctacctacctaccattcgattcgtaagaacgttagttactacattacatagaaatgctctagtCTAAACTCACCTTTAGGATTGAAACTATTGATCGCATGTAGGTAAGTATAGGTTTTTATAACGATTTATTTTACGAGTGAAGCGTTTTTGTGTCGCGTCGAGcgtttttataataaaactagctttccgcccgcggcttcgcccgcgtggaattttgtctgtcacagaaaaactttatcgcgcgcgtccctgtttcaaaaatcgggataaaaactatcctatgttctttcccgggactcaaactatctctatgccaaatttcat
This genomic stretch from Ostrinia nubilalis chromosome 14, ilOstNubi1.1, whole genome shotgun sequence harbors:
- the LOC135078180 gene encoding uncharacterized protein LOC135078180, with protein sequence MTRKFLFCFPLRAGNIVFGYIVITICIAVIGYNLYELGLTLISHENEHDDRFRNFENLESIFGTSKTELVRTVSMAYSISYISIGLALLLFAVLFTCGAYKANQCLVSTFFVYSFFHLFFSVALIVWEALSAGWIQLGLIALFDFLLIVCLFSVKYLMEAIRTGHIYSRPGEVLYKY